The following proteins are co-located in the Streptomyces sp. NBC_00435 genome:
- a CDS encoding cold shock domain-containing protein, giving the protein MDSRVKGFVQSYNSGNGYGFLVPYGARDTIYVERADIESDPQTLSEEQQVSFTIDFADGRFVARHVQP; this is encoded by the coding sequence ATGGACAGCAGGGTGAAAGGGTTCGTCCAGTCCTACAACAGCGGCAACGGCTACGGGTTCCTCGTGCCCTACGGTGCCCGGGACACCATCTACGTCGAACGCGCGGACATAGAGTCCGACCCGCAGACCCTGTCCGAGGAGCAGCAGGTCAGCTTCACGATCGACTTCGCCGACGGACGTTTCGTGGCCCGCCACGTCCAGCCCTGA